The Candidatus Thermoplasmatota archaeon genomic sequence CGCGGCCGTCGAGGTCGTACGCTTCCGCGACGCGGATGTCGCCGACGCCGCCGAGGACGTCGAGCTTCATGAGCGCGATCTTCGTGAGGCCGTTCACGCGGATCGCCGTGCGGAGCATGGGGAGGTCGAGCCATCCCGTGCGGCGGCGGCGTCCCGTCGTGGTCCCGACCTCGCGGCCGACGTCCGTGAGGTGCTTGCCTTCGCGGGTCGTCTCGTACGGAAGCTCCGTCGGGAACGGTCCGGCGCCGACGCGCGTCACGTACGCTTTCGCGATGCCGACGACCTCGTCGATCGCGGTCGGCGGAAGACCCGTCCCGATCGTGGCGCCGCCCGCGGTCGTGCTCGAGGACGTGACGTACGGATACGTGCCGTGGTCGATGTCGAGGAACGTGCCCTGCGCGCCCTCGAGGAGGATGTCCTGCCCCGCCGCGAGCGCGTCGTGGAGGACCTCCTCGGAATCGACGACGTGCGGCGCGAGGCGCTTGCCGTAGGCGGCGTACGTCTCGACGAGCGCGTCGACGTCGATCGCCGCGTCGCGGCCGTGGTGCGCGAGGAGGGCCTGCTTCTCGGGAAGCGCCTCGAGGACGCGCGCGCGGAGGCGCTTCGCGTCGAGGAGGTCCATGATCCGTACGCCCACGCGCGCGGCCTTGTCCGCGTACGCGGGCCCGATGCCCTTGCGCGTCGTGCCGATGGCCGCCGCGCTCCCGGCCGCGCGCGTCTCGCGCGCGCCGTCGAGGTCGCGGTGCCACGGGAGGATGACGTGGGCGCGGTCGGAGACGAACACGTGGCGCGCGCCGAGGCCCGCGTCCTCGAGCGACTTCATCTCGTCGAGGAGCACGGCCGGGTCCACGACGAGCCCGTTGCCGAGGACGTTCTTCGTCTTCGGCCGGACGACGCCGGAGGGCAGGAGGTGGAAC encodes the following:
- a CDS encoding adenylosuccinate synthase, which translates into the protein MTVTVVLGAQWGDEGKGKVTDFYADRVGVVARYQGGNNAGHTVVAEGRTFKFHLLPSGVVRPKTKNVLGNGLVVDPAVLLDEMKSLEDAGLGARHVFVSDRAHVILPWHRDLDGARETRAAGSAAAIGTTRKGIGPAYADKAARVGVRIMDLLDAKRLRARVLEALPEKQALLAHHGRDAAIDVDALVETYAAYGKRLAPHVVDSEEVLHDALAAGQDILLEGAQGTFLDIDHGTYPYVTSSSTTAGGATIGTGLPPTAIDEVVGIAKAYVTRVGAGPFPTELPYETTREGKHLTDVGREVGTTTGRRRRTGWLDLPMLRTAIRVNGLTKIALMKLDVLGGVGDIRVAEAYDLDGRVVERFPRDLEALARAKPRYRTFPGFPPLTKQENARAAAEGVDALPGRAREYVGEVERALGVPILLVSLGPEREATAIA